In Hamadaea flava, a genomic segment contains:
- a CDS encoding PHB depolymerase family esterase, producing the protein MRTIRATGAALGVLMVMAACDAKPEAAPPSPTPTVAASSASPSPRVPDVPRGGDQTISLDVGGQARTAQAHAPAGFKPGMPLVVAFHYYRSDVDTLRRMTRLDTKADQKGFIVVYPETIISGFNAMDCCGDYDDVGFVKALVAHMIEVWQVDRRRVYATGISNGADMTFRMAVEAPGLFAAIAPVSGGFTGWRATDPAFKPSEPVSVVTFIGGADNADVFNGGLAKWRSRVRCTASAKGVYAKAITWTRTHCADGSDVVDYQIGGMEHRWPGGTDVGLGSPETKINAVDVMWDFFVAHQLK; encoded by the coding sequence ATGAGAACCATCCGAGCCACGGGCGCTGCGTTGGGCGTACTCATGGTGATGGCGGCATGCGACGCGAAACCCGAGGCCGCGCCACCGAGCCCGACTCCCACGGTGGCCGCGTCGAGTGCGAGCCCGAGTCCACGGGTGCCCGACGTCCCGCGCGGCGGCGACCAGACGATCTCGCTGGACGTGGGCGGGCAGGCGCGGACGGCGCAGGCGCACGCGCCCGCCGGATTCAAGCCGGGGATGCCGCTGGTCGTGGCGTTCCACTACTACCGGTCGGATGTGGACACGCTGCGGCGGATGACCCGGCTGGACACGAAGGCCGATCAGAAGGGGTTCATCGTGGTCTATCCCGAGACCATCATCTCGGGGTTCAACGCGATGGACTGTTGCGGCGACTACGACGACGTCGGGTTCGTCAAGGCGCTGGTCGCCCACATGATCGAGGTCTGGCAGGTCGATCGCCGGCGGGTGTACGCGACCGGCATCTCGAACGGGGCCGACATGACCTTCCGGATGGCTGTCGAGGCACCGGGATTGTTCGCCGCGATCGCGCCCGTCTCGGGCGGCTTCACCGGCTGGCGGGCGACCGACCCCGCGTTCAAGCCGAGCGAGCCGGTCTCCGTGGTGACCTTCATCGGCGGCGCGGACAACGCGGACGTCTTCAACGGCGGACTCGCGAAGTGGCGCTCGCGCGTGCGCTGCACCGCGTCGGCCAAAGGCGTCTACGCCAAGGCGATCACCTGGACCCGTACGCACTGCGCAGACGGCTCGGACGTGGTGGACTACCAGATCGGCGGGATGGAGCATCGCTGGCCGGGCGGCACCGACGTCGGGCTCGGCAGCCCCGAGACCAAGATCAACGCAGTGGACGTGATGTGGGACTTCTTCGTTGCTCACCAGCTGAAATGA
- a CDS encoding DUF2530 domain-containing protein — protein MTSTPPAAEQPVKPLDPPMTPLAIGGIALWAVAGVVLWIADAPTSWLWICVAGVISGIPGWLTMRVHDRNRARRLSA, from the coding sequence GTGACGTCGACCCCGCCCGCCGCCGAACAGCCGGTGAAGCCGCTGGACCCGCCGATGACCCCGCTGGCGATCGGCGGCATCGCGCTGTGGGCGGTGGCCGGAGTGGTGCTGTGGATCGCCGACGCGCCGACCAGTTGGCTGTGGATCTGCGTCGCCGGAGTCATCTCGGGGATTCCCGGCTGGCTGACCATGCGGGTGCACGACCGCAACCGCGCCCGGCGGCTCTCCGCCTGA
- a CDS encoding DUF3027 domain-containing protein, with product MRKNVPVTRTATRPARLDQVCADAVEVARAAITEVPGDEVGAHQGVVAEADRLVTHYFASLRPGYRGWQWAVTVTRAPRSKLVTVCETVLLPGNEALLAPGWLPWEDRLRPGDLGVGDLLPTPPDDTRLVPGYLLADDPEIDAESWELGLGRPRMMSKEGREETAQRWYDGDHGPHAPIAEAAPRHARCVSCGFLLLMGGAMKQMFGVCGNEYAPDDGRVVSLDHGCGAHSEVVVDAGSPVEALPTAYDDGAVEEVEV from the coding sequence ATGAGGAAGAATGTCCCCGTGACCAGGACCGCCACCCGCCCCGCCCGCCTCGATCAGGTCTGCGCCGACGCCGTCGAGGTCGCCCGCGCCGCGATCACCGAGGTCCCGGGCGATGAGGTCGGTGCCCACCAGGGTGTCGTGGCCGAGGCCGACCGGCTCGTCACGCACTACTTCGCGTCCCTCCGGCCCGGTTACCGGGGCTGGCAGTGGGCCGTCACGGTGACCCGGGCGCCGCGCTCGAAGCTCGTCACGGTCTGCGAGACCGTGCTGCTGCCCGGCAACGAGGCCCTGCTCGCCCCGGGCTGGCTGCCCTGGGAGGACCGGCTGCGCCCCGGCGACCTGGGCGTCGGAGACCTGCTCCCGACTCCGCCCGATGACACCCGGCTCGTCCCGGGCTACCTGCTCGCCGACGATCCCGAGATCGACGCGGAGAGCTGGGAACTGGGCCTGGGCCGGCCGCGCATGATGAGCAAGGAAGGCCGCGAGGAGACCGCCCAGCGTTGGTATGACGGGGATCACGGTCCGCACGCGCCCATCGCCGAGGCCGCGCCCCGGCATGCGCGCTGCGTGTCGTGCGGCTTCCTGCTGCTCATGGGCGGCGCGATGAAGCAGATGTTCGGCGTCTGCGGCAACGAGTACGCCCCGGACGACGGTCGCGTCGTCTCCCTGGATCACGGCTGCGGCGCGCACTCCGAGGTGGTCGTCGACGCGGGTTCCCCGGTCGAGGCGCTGCCCACGGCGTACGACGACGGCGCGGTCGAAGAGGTCGAGGTCTAG
- a CDS encoding NCS2 family permease — protein sequence MSTTAQELPFLDRYFEISARGSTLVRELRGGLATFFTMAYIVVLNPLILGSAEDSTGAKLSIPQVAAATALVAGVMTVFMGIYGRFPLALAAGLGVNVIVAKDIASQMTWADAMGLVVIEGILIGILVLSGLRTAIFHSVPGQLKIAIGVGIGLFLALIGFVDSGFVMRVPDVAGTTVPVGMGFNGVIITWPGMVFAIGLLATIVMLARKVRGAILLGIVGTTILAIIVEAIAKAGPSGPGGNPHGWGLNVPSWPDKVVGVPDLSLLGNFNLVGGFKAAGAAVALVFVFVLMLSDFFDTMGTMVAVGEEAGPDGKLISEDGMPPRSKEILIVDSVAAAAGGAASVSSNTSYIESAAGVGEGARTGLASVVTGVLFLLAMFLSPLVTVVPFEAAATALVIVGFLMMTGVRQIDWTDYEIAIPAFFTIILMPFTYSITNGIGGGVITFVLIKAAKGKARDVHPLLWGVAALFVLYFLRGVITELI from the coding sequence ATGTCGACGACTGCGCAGGAACTGCCGTTCCTGGACCGATACTTCGAGATAAGCGCACGGGGGTCCACCCTCGTCCGTGAACTCCGCGGTGGCCTGGCCACCTTCTTCACGATGGCGTACATCGTGGTCCTCAACCCGCTGATCCTGGGCTCGGCCGAGGACAGCACGGGTGCGAAGCTCTCCATCCCGCAGGTGGCCGCAGCAACGGCGCTGGTGGCCGGCGTGATGACCGTGTTCATGGGGATCTACGGACGGTTCCCGCTCGCCTTGGCGGCCGGCCTCGGCGTCAACGTCATCGTCGCCAAGGACATCGCCTCCCAGATGACCTGGGCCGACGCCATGGGCCTGGTGGTCATCGAGGGCATCCTGATCGGCATCCTGGTGCTGTCCGGGCTGCGTACGGCGATCTTCCATTCGGTTCCGGGCCAGTTGAAGATCGCCATCGGCGTCGGCATCGGGCTCTTCCTGGCGTTGATCGGTTTCGTCGACTCCGGCTTCGTCATGCGGGTTCCGGACGTCGCGGGCACCACCGTTCCGGTGGGCATGGGCTTCAACGGCGTGATCATCACCTGGCCGGGGATGGTCTTCGCGATCGGCCTGCTCGCGACGATCGTGATGCTCGCCCGCAAGGTACGCGGCGCGATCCTGCTCGGCATCGTCGGCACCACGATCCTTGCGATCATCGTCGAGGCGATCGCCAAGGCCGGCCCGTCCGGTCCGGGCGGCAACCCGCACGGCTGGGGCCTGAACGTGCCGAGCTGGCCGGACAAGGTGGTCGGCGTACCGGACCTGAGCCTGCTCGGCAACTTCAACCTGGTCGGCGGGTTCAAAGCGGCCGGCGCGGCGGTCGCCCTCGTCTTCGTCTTCGTGCTGATGCTCAGCGACTTCTTCGACACGATGGGCACCATGGTCGCGGTCGGCGAGGAGGCCGGCCCCGACGGCAAGCTCATCAGCGAAGACGGCATGCCGCCGCGTTCCAAGGAGATCCTGATCGTGGACTCGGTGGCCGCGGCCGCCGGCGGCGCGGCGAGCGTCTCCAGCAACACGTCCTACATCGAGAGCGCCGCGGGTGTCGGCGAGGGCGCGCGGACCGGTCTGGCGAGCGTCGTGACCGGCGTGCTGTTCCTGCTGGCGATGTTCCTGTCGCCGCTGGTGACGGTCGTTCCGTTCGAGGCGGCGGCGACCGCGCTGGTGATCGTGGGCTTCCTGATGATGACCGGCGTACGCCAGATCGACTGGACCGACTACGAGATCGCGATCCCGGCGTTCTTCACGATCATCCTGATGCCGTTCACCTACTCGATCACCAACGGCATCGGCGGCGGCGTGATCACCTTCGTGCTGATCAAGGCGGCGAAGGGCAAGGCGCGTGACGTCCACCCGTTGCTGTGGGGCGTGGCAGCATTGTTCGTGCTGTACTTCCTCCGAGGCGTCATCACCGAGTTGATCTGA
- a CDS encoding MarR family winged helix-turn-helix transcriptional regulator, with protein MVAEPATELAVRLRDAITRLNRRVRQARPVGDLTVTQLSALTSLELAGALTPRELADVERVQPPTMTKIVAKLEARGLVQRTPHPTDKRQVILSSTGLGRDILGQYERVRDEWLAARLAELTPDERDVLSHAAEVLSRIARN; from the coding sequence ATGGTGGCGGAACCTGCAACCGAACTTGCGGTTCGATTGCGTGACGCCATCACGCGGCTCAATCGGCGGGTCCGGCAGGCCCGGCCGGTTGGCGATCTGACGGTGACCCAGCTGTCCGCTCTGACCAGCCTCGAACTGGCCGGTGCCCTGACCCCCCGGGAACTGGCCGACGTGGAACGCGTCCAACCGCCGACGATGACCAAGATCGTCGCGAAGTTGGAGGCCCGTGGCCTGGTGCAGCGTACGCCGCACCCGACGGACAAACGGCAGGTCATCCTGTCGAGCACGGGTCTGGGCCGCGACATCCTCGGGCAGTACGAGCGGGTGCGAGACGAATGGCTGGCAGCCCGCCTGGCTGAATTGACCCCCGATGAACGTGACGTGCTTTCGCACGCCGCCGAGGTGTTGTCCAGGATCGCCCGCAACTAG